The following are from one region of the Paramagnetospirillum magnetotacticum MS-1 genome:
- a CDS encoding glycosyltransferase family 9 protein, which translates to MRILFVTASRIGDAVLSTGLLAHLAERYPKARFTVACGQAAAGLFQSAPFVDKVIPMVKRRRAGHWIELWRQTAGIFWHQVIDLRGSALGWLVPTMSRKIIKSSWEPKHRLLHLSALLGLDHPLPPVLWSTPDQEAQAARLMGEGPILALGPGANWTPKQWPAERFAQLAGRLTGDGGILAGAKVALFGAESERPSLHALIEAVPIERRLDLIGRVDLATIHACLKRASLYVGNDSGLMHIAAASHVPTLGLFGPSSEVFYGPFGPLCAAVRGARSFEDICHAPDFNHRRPDCLMLDLDVDKVAEAAAGLMAGGRA; encoded by the coding sequence TTGCGCATCCTGTTCGTCACCGCCAGCCGCATCGGTGATGCGGTACTGTCCACCGGTCTGCTGGCCCATCTGGCGGAGAGATACCCCAAGGCCCGCTTCACGGTGGCCTGCGGACAAGCGGCGGCGGGATTGTTCCAATCGGCCCCCTTCGTGGACAAGGTCATCCCCATGGTCAAGCGCAGGCGCGCCGGCCACTGGATCGAGTTGTGGCGCCAGACCGCCGGCATATTCTGGCATCAGGTGATCGATCTGCGCGGCTCCGCCCTGGGCTGGCTGGTGCCGACCATGAGCCGCAAGATCATCAAATCCTCGTGGGAACCCAAGCACCGGCTGTTGCATCTGTCCGCCCTGCTGGGCCTCGACCACCCGTTGCCCCCCGTTCTGTGGTCCACCCCCGACCAGGAGGCGCAAGCGGCGCGGCTGATGGGCGAGGGCCCCATCCTGGCGCTCGGCCCCGGCGCCAATTGGACGCCCAAGCAATGGCCCGCCGAACGCTTCGCCCAGTTGGCCGGGCGGCTGACCGGTGACGGCGGCATCCTGGCTGGAGCCAAGGTGGCGCTGTTCGGAGCCGAGAGCGAACGGCCCTCCCTTCATGCGCTGATCGAGGCCGTTCCGATCGAAAGGCGTCTTGACCTGATCGGGCGCGTCGATCTGGCCACAATTCACGCCTGCCTCAAGCGGGCCAGCCTGTATGTGGGCAATGATTCCGGCCTGATGCACATCGCCGCCGCATCGCATGTCCCCACGCTGGGCCTGTTCGGCCCGTCATCGGAAGTGTTCTACGGCCCCTTCGGCCCCCTTTGCGCCGCGGTGCGCGGGGCCCGCAGCTTCGAAGACATCTGCCACGCCCCCGATTTCAACCATCGCCGCCCCGACTGTCTGATGCTCGACCTGGACGTGGACAAGGTGGCCGAAGCCGCCGCTGGCCTCATGGCCGGAGGCCGGGCATGA
- a CDS encoding glycosyltransferase family 4 protein translates to MSRVLVITLPPFAGGVPAKCRILVDHLRSKGHEVTVAYYATLSDHPDLVAPSWKPWRRPSTLERTIWNGVPAVAVGCRFPELEFPYYLPSERWTRLIKAHDRHIAVGGTVLASYPLVVAGVPHITWCAATMIEDRQDRRRAMPWPRRLVDQGLIGPVQARMERLILADQGRIRPVSGHTARLFQSMGAGPCPVMPIPVDCERFRPPAQPAPAGVVGFAARLNDPRKNLGLLIDAVAGGADLRLRLAGDTPQGELAARLNDPRLKGRVELAGELSLDQLPGFYAGLDLFAIPSHQEGFGIVGMEAMASGLPVVSTRCGGPEDYVTPGETGFLADDAAEMAAILARLAADRPLRAQLGANARRLAESRYSHQKFAAILSQAWAECWGEEP, encoded by the coding sequence ATGAGCCGCGTCCTGGTCATCACCCTTCCCCCCTTCGCCGGAGGGGTGCCCGCCAAGTGCCGCATCCTGGTCGACCATCTGCGCTCCAAAGGCCACGAGGTGACGGTGGCCTATTACGCCACCCTGTCCGACCATCCCGATCTGGTGGCACCCTCATGGAAGCCCTGGCGCCGCCCCAGCACCCTGGAGCGAACCATCTGGAACGGCGTTCCCGCCGTGGCGGTGGGCTGCCGCTTCCCCGAACTTGAGTTTCCCTATTATCTGCCGTCGGAACGCTGGACCCGCCTGATCAAGGCCCATGACCGCCACATCGCGGTGGGCGGCACCGTGCTGGCCTCCTATCCCCTGGTGGTGGCCGGGGTGCCGCACATCACCTGGTGCGCCGCCACCATGATCGAGGACCGCCAGGACCGCCGCCGCGCCATGCCCTGGCCGCGCCGTCTGGTGGACCAAGGCTTGATCGGCCCGGTTCAGGCGCGCATGGAACGCCTCATCCTGGCGGACCAAGGCCGTATCCGCCCGGTCAGCGGCCACACGGCGCGGCTGTTCCAATCCATGGGCGCCGGGCCTTGCCCGGTGATGCCCATTCCCGTGGATTGCGAGCGGTTTCGCCCGCCCGCCCAGCCCGCCCCGGCCGGTGTGGTGGGCTTTGCCGCTCGCCTCAACGACCCACGCAAGAATCTCGGCCTCTTGATCGACGCCGTGGCCGGCGGCGCCGATCTGCGCCTGCGCTTGGCCGGAGACACGCCGCAGGGCGAACTGGCGGCGCGGCTGAATGATCCCCGGCTAAAGGGTCGGGTGGAGTTGGCGGGCGAATTGTCCCTGGACCAATTGCCCGGCTTTTATGCCGGTCTCGATCTCTTCGCCATCCCGTCGCACCAGGAAGGCTTCGGCATCGTCGGCATGGAGGCTATGGCGTCTGGCCTGCCAGTGGTCTCCACCCGCTGCGGCGGCCCCGAGGATTACGTCACCCCCGGCGAGACCGGCTTTTTGGCAGACGACGCGGCGGAGATGGCGGCGATCTTGGCCCGCCTCGCCGCTGATCGTCCCTTGCGCGCCCAGCTTGGCGCCAATGCCCGCAGACTGGCCGAGAGCCGCTATTCCCACCAGAAATTCGCGGCCATTCTTTCCCAGGCCTGGGCCGAGTGTTGGGGCGAAGAGCCCTAA
- a CDS encoding glycosyltransferase family 2 protein has translation MSEPSAPIRVSVVVPAYNEEKTIAQVLERVRAQAIPGIELEIVVVNDGSRDRTREILDARPELYDRVVHQENGGKGAAVKTALGAATGDFVLFQDADLEYDPDDYARLLKPIRDFGADVVMGSRFAAPEYTRVFYFWHKIGNWAITFLFNVLNNTTFSDIYSCYLCYRRSLVDGSGLRTQGWEQHAEILSKAVAAGTVFYETPISYHGRTYAEGKKIKAHHIIAVFATIIRERFVR, from the coding sequence TTGTCCGAGCCCTCCGCCCCCATTCGGGTCAGCGTCGTCGTTCCCGCCTATAACGAAGAGAAGACCATCGCCCAGGTGCTCGAGCGGGTGCGCGCCCAAGCCATCCCCGGCATCGAGCTGGAAATCGTCGTGGTCAATGACGGCTCCCGAGACCGCACGCGCGAGATACTCGATGCCCGGCCCGAGCTTTACGACCGGGTGGTCCATCAGGAAAACGGCGGTAAGGGCGCGGCGGTCAAGACGGCGCTCGGTGCGGCAACCGGCGATTTCGTGCTGTTCCAGGATGCCGATCTGGAATACGACCCCGATGATTACGCCCGCCTGTTAAAGCCCATCCGCGACTTCGGCGCCGATGTGGTGATGGGTTCGCGCTTTGCCGCGCCGGAATACACCAGGGTGTTCTATTTCTGGCACAAGATCGGCAACTGGGCGATCACCTTCCTGTTCAACGTGTTGAACAACACTACGTTTTCCGACATCTATTCCTGCTATCTGTGCTACCGCCGCTCGCTGGTGGACGGCAGCGGCTTGCGCACCCAGGGCTGGGAGCAGCATGCCGAGATCTTGTCCAAGGCCGTGGCGGCGGGAACCGTCTTCTACGAGACCCCCATCTCGTATCACGGCCGCACCTATGCCGAGGGCAAGAAGATCAAGGCCCACCACATCATCGCCGTGTTCGCCACCATCATCCGCGAACGCTTCGTCCGCTAA
- a CDS encoding cupin domain-containing protein, with protein MSHDHYHDIEPVTEEEKLTWPAFDRVVKLEKAFTDARGTIQPLVDRLMKSAVLIESKKGSLRANHYHKTDWHYCYVVSGSIEYWHRPTGSTEEPTRMIVKAGEMMFTPPMVDHGMVFPEDCTFLTLSRNSRDQAAYEADVVRIDLLATDGLTSWKPGDK; from the coding sequence ATGTCCCACGACCACTACCACGACATCGAACCGGTGACCGAGGAAGAGAAGCTGACCTGGCCCGCCTTCGATCGCGTGGTCAAGCTGGAGAAGGCCTTCACCGATGCCCGCGGCACCATCCAGCCCCTGGTCGATCGCCTGATGAAGAGCGCGGTGCTGATCGAGTCCAAGAAGGGCAGCCTTCGCGCCAACCACTATCACAAGACCGACTGGCATTATTGCTATGTGGTGTCAGGCTCCATCGAATACTGGCACCGCCCCACGGGCAGCACCGAGGAGCCCACCCGCATGATCGTCAAGGCGGGCGAGATGATGTTCACGCCCCCCATGGTCGATCACGGCATGGTCTTTCCCGAGGACTGCACCTTCCTGACTCTGTCGCGCAATTCCCGCGATCAGGCGGCCTACGAGGCCGATGTGGTGCGCATCGACCTGCTGGCCACCGACGGCCTGACGTCTTGGAAACCGGGCGACAAGTAA
- a CDS encoding nucleotide sugar dehydrogenase has translation MSTPSSRIAVIGLGYVGLPLAVAIARHFPTIGFDIDQGRIGELHKGFDRTGEVEASRLRASTMRLSAKAEDIIGQDVYIVTVPTPVDSDNRPDLKPVLSACRSVGQAMKKGAVVVFESTVYPGVTEDICGPELEKHSGLKCGTDFFLGYSPERINPGDREHTVDRITKVIAGQTPEVTALLTRVYGSVTTGGVFPAASIRVAEAAKVIENAQRDINIAFINEITMIFQKLGISVYDVLDASSTKWNFLNFKPGLVGGHCIGVDPFYLAQCAQDNGHHPEIILSGRRINDGMGEWIADRVSAQLTAGSRILVLGLTFKENVPDLRNSKVVDVIRALRNRGHTVDVHDPFADPAEAAHEYSETLMPSLDGARGYDCLLGAVPHQSYVAFSGENFTTLVRDGGLVADVKGMWRGMDIPESLRLWRL, from the coding sequence ATGTCCACCCCGTCGTCGCGGATCGCCGTCATCGGCCTGGGCTATGTCGGCCTGCCGCTGGCCGTGGCCATCGCCCGCCACTTCCCCACCATCGGGTTCGACATCGATCAGGGCCGCATCGGCGAGTTGCACAAGGGCTTCGACCGCACCGGCGAGGTGGAGGCGTCGCGCCTCAGAGCCAGCACCATGCGCCTGTCGGCCAAGGCCGAGGACATCATCGGCCAGGACGTCTACATCGTCACCGTGCCCACCCCGGTGGATTCCGATAACCGCCCGGACCTCAAGCCCGTCCTGTCGGCCTGCCGCAGCGTCGGCCAGGCCATGAAGAAGGGCGCCGTGGTGGTGTTCGAAAGCACCGTCTATCCCGGCGTTACCGAAGATATCTGCGGGCCCGAGCTGGAAAAGCATTCCGGCCTTAAATGCGGCACCGACTTCTTCCTGGGCTACAGCCCCGAGCGCATCAATCCCGGCGACCGCGAACACACCGTGGACCGCATCACCAAGGTGATCGCCGGTCAGACCCCCGAAGTGACGGCCCTGCTGACCCGCGTCTACGGCTCGGTGACCACGGGCGGCGTCTTTCCCGCCGCCTCCATCCGGGTGGCCGAAGCCGCCAAGGTGATCGAGAACGCCCAGCGCGACATCAACATCGCCTTCATCAACGAGATCACCATGATCTTCCAGAAGCTGGGGATCTCGGTCTACGACGTGCTGGACGCCTCGTCCACCAAGTGGAACTTCCTCAATTTCAAGCCAGGTCTGGTGGGCGGCCACTGCATCGGCGTTGATCCCTTCTATCTGGCCCAATGCGCCCAGGATAACGGCCACCATCCGGAAATCATCCTGTCGGGACGACGCATCAACGACGGCATGGGCGAATGGATCGCCGACCGGGTCTCGGCCCAGTTGACGGCAGGCTCGCGCATCCTGGTTCTGGGCCTGACCTTCAAGGAGAACGTCCCGGATCTCAGAAATTCCAAGGTGGTGGACGTGATTCGGGCGTTGCGCAACAGGGGCCATACCGTGGATGTTCACGACCCCTTCGCCGACCCGGCCGAGGCGGCGCACGAATATTCCGAGACCCTGATGCCCAGCCTGGACGGAGCGCGTGGCTATGACTGCCTGCTGGGCGCCGTGCCCCACCAGTCCTATGTGGCCTTCTCGGGCGAGAACTTCACCACCTTGGTCCGCGACGGCGGGCTGGTGGCCGACGTCAAGGGCATGTGGCGCGGCATGGATATTCCCGAATCTCTGCGCCTCTGGCGGTTGTAG